A part of Sulfurifustis variabilis genomic DNA contains:
- a CDS encoding phosphate/phosphite/phosphonate ABC transporter substrate-binding protein: MNQPSLLACSASMLFALSAGGLAADDSVPQPGAAKVAYQLPGKPAVAVALKDVAPIVLSAPPRDNATEGEARFGPIASYLTEVLGRRVVYEHPLTWGAYQADMQKGHYDLVFDAPHLNGWRLEKLGHNVLVKIPGDYTYVAFVRSDNTRVTGLKQLAGHTICAHAPPHLGTLILLGQFDNPSRQPSVVVRNGYDRVYESLLNGECTAAMLSLRHLEKFDHGGRRTRIVYRHRALPNQALSAGPRLSLEEQNRIAEALMSPASEAATARFRAVYGGGKGFARAANVEYAGLGAYLKNQWGYD; the protein is encoded by the coding sequence ATGAACCAGCCATCGCTTCTTGCTTGCAGCGCGTCCATGCTGTTCGCGCTTTCGGCCGGCGGTCTCGCGGCGGACGATTCGGTTCCGCAGCCGGGTGCCGCGAAAGTCGCCTACCAGCTTCCGGGAAAGCCTGCCGTCGCCGTCGCACTGAAGGATGTGGCGCCGATCGTGCTGTCGGCGCCGCCTCGCGACAACGCGACGGAGGGCGAAGCCCGGTTCGGCCCGATCGCGTCCTACCTGACCGAGGTGCTGGGACGCAGGGTGGTGTACGAGCACCCGCTGACGTGGGGCGCCTACCAGGCCGACATGCAGAAAGGCCACTACGATCTCGTCTTCGACGCACCTCACCTGAACGGCTGGCGGCTCGAAAAGCTCGGCCACAACGTGCTCGTCAAGATTCCGGGCGACTACACGTACGTCGCCTTCGTGCGCAGCGACAACACCAGGGTCACCGGGCTGAAGCAGCTTGCCGGCCATACGATCTGCGCCCATGCGCCGCCGCACCTCGGCACGCTGATCCTGCTGGGCCAGTTCGACAACCCCTCCCGACAGCCTTCGGTCGTCGTCCGCAACGGCTACGACCGCGTTTACGAGTCGTTGCTGAACGGGGAATGCACCGCGGCGATGCTGTCCCTGCGGCATCTCGAGAAGTTCGACCACGGCGGCCGGCGGACCCGCATCGTCTATCGCCATCGGGCCCTGCCCAACCAGGCCCTGTCGGCGGGACCGCGCCTGTCCCTCGAGGAGCAGAACCGGATCGCCGAAGCCCTCATGTCGCCGGCCAGCGAGGCGGCGACCGCGCGGTTCCGCGCGGTGTACGGCGGCGGGAAGGGTTTCGCGCGCGCGGCGAACGTCGAGTACGCCGGCCTCGGGGCATACCTGAAAAACCAGTGGGGGTACGACTGA